The Triticum aestivum cultivar Chinese Spring chromosome 7B, IWGSC CS RefSeq v2.1, whole genome shotgun sequence genome window below encodes:
- the LOC123155601 gene encoding probable calcium-binding protein CML25/26, giving the protein MVVPSVFAAFDEDGDGKVSVSELRRCMEATLGEDVSEEEAAAVLAAADADGDGLLNQEEFSRLTALGAQEEDDADVKRRCLREAFGMYASSSTEDTITPASLRRTLSRLGSHELGVEECRAMICRFDLDGDGKLSFDEFGIMMMA; this is encoded by the coding sequence ATGGTGGTGCCGTCGGTGTTCGCCGCCTTCGACGAGGACGGCGACGGCAAGGTTTCCGTGTCCGAGCTACGGCGCTGCATGGAGGCGACGCTGGGTGAGGACGTgtccgaggaggaggcggcggcggtcctCGCGGCGGCGGACGCCGACGGTGATGGGTTGCTAAACCAAGAAGAGTTCTCGAGGCTGACAGCCCTCGGTGCCCAGGAAGAGGACGATGCCGACGTGAAGCGAAGGTGCCTGAGGGAGGCGTTCGGGATGTACGCGTCGTCGTCCACGGAAGACACGATTACGCCGGCGAGCCTGAGGCGGACGCTGAGCAGGCTGGGGTCGCACGAGCTGGGCGTGGAGGAGTGCCGGGCAATGATCTGCAGGTTCGACCTCGACGGCGATGGCAAACTCTCCTTCGATGAGTTCGGGATCATGATGATGGCCTGA